ttattattattattattattattattattattattattattattattactccatGGCTGGGAGGCcactccactgcagggcacatacACCCACAGACTCTCATACCGTGGCTAGTTTTCTCAAAATCCAATTAATCCCCCAGTATGTCTATGAGgaaagaggaaaccagagcacccagtggAAACCAGAGCATGTACTGGGAGAGCTTAGAAAttccatacagacagcactccCGGAATTGAATGTGGctgcaatgctcaccactgcactGTTACCCATGAAATATGGCGTTTTGTAAGTAAATTCTATTTCCTGagcaatatatttacaaattcaTTATTTTCTACTAAGTGTTCAGTAGATGGatgaaagcattttttctttctttggttCAGCTCTGTGGTGATGAAGCACTAACCCGCTTGTTATTGACCTAGAGTCAATTTCGAAAGTGTTCTAGTCTGTCACCATTTTAAAAACCCACCCCAGATAAAGTTAATCACCTTTTTCACTTTTCCTTTGCAGATGAGGCTTTTAACATTTGGCACAGAAGTAGGACATGCAGTCCTAATTACCTGTACAATATATGGAAGGtctttttcttcatttgaacaGTTCTgccaaaaaagtaatttaatcaaatgtaatttatcccaaaacacattttttccttACATTGTCTGTAACTTTGCACAAAGTAAGACCTCTGCTTTCTACCATGTCGGGATGCTGTTTCATCTTTTTTCTCTCTATGTCAAATTCCCTTACATATTCGCTGAACTCTGAAAACTGCAATTGCAGTCAAATTGTGAAATTATCATGCTGGACAAGCCAAATTTCTAATACaaaattttccatttttctttatgGAGTGGAGCACTATTGTAGTAAAATTAAAGTCCATTTCACTATTAAACATTTGACCATGGTATACAGTAACTGCTGCTTTAATAACAGAATCCCATCACACTTTTATTATCTACTGTGTACATTGATGGAAAATTAATATATGCTGTGTACAGCTAAATTGGAAGAAAATTTATGTAGGCAAATTGCACACAGGGCAAAAATGTGGGTAATCTAATTACAGTAGTTTGGTTTCCTGGGGTACAATTAACAAGTTATTAAACACAATTAACTAAGTGATATACTATATGAGTTtatgctactgtactgtatgtcaaatctAGAGAGTCCTGAGGGAATCAACATAAATCTCTGAATGACACAGGCTACGTGGAGACCCAAAATGCCACTGTATGTTTTGCTCCTCAGTCAATATTATAGTGCATCTCATGAGCCTGACCCTGTTAAACGGACATTTGGCTGAagccgggctcagctgttcagggaatgcTGTACAGAAACCTATGCCCTTAGGTAGTggatgtggggcgacctggtgctaggcaggtttcaggacatctgaacgtcaatgctgagcgaaggcagactgaaagacccggaaatatatagccccagagagagagagaaacaccggaaggacagcagagaactggaaatgagagacaggacagagaaggaaggccctctggctgcagagggtgtgacaaaTAGTAGTGCAGATCATGACACCTACTTGTGAAACTTGTGAAATAGTTCACATGGAACGATATATGATTGGAATcagaagaaaatacagaaaacttAATAAAAGGAGAATCAGTGAATACGCAAAGACAGCTTGATAAAAGATTGAGAAAAGATAAAAGAACATCAGGCTGGACAAACTGagagagatactgtatgtagtcaGCAAGAGACTGAAGAATTTCAATGTATTGGAAACAGACAATGTCATTGTGATTTTGGATAGTTTGCCACTTTGTGCAAGGATGGGTATCACACTGGCTTGGTGTGGTGTCTGAGTGTTATCTGTAACAGATAAATCTGATTTTTCCTTGAAACCAAAGCCCTTACTGTTAATATTCCTGAGATGTAGACAGAATACACATAATACACAGAGAACTGGACAAAGGAAAAAGGAATGTTTTTGTGATCAATTTTATTTTGGGGAAaagaaacagtacaaaaataattttaaaacaatcaattttTTCCCAGAAAAAAACTCCCTCCCTCACTATATTTCTAATCTTTACAGAGACAAAGGAACTTAATTTGATTGGCCTTGATTTCCTTCTCATTAGTTTTTGAACTGTTACAACACTTTCTGTGTCCTTCAAATTCTTTTCAATGTACGCctttgacctacagtacaagaaAGGGAATAAATTAAAGTTATGAAACTGCTGAGGATAAGAAAAGGCCTACAATAATAAATTGTGTTTCTAAAAGCCTCAAAAAGCAGTCGTGCCTTGATTGCCAACAGCTTCCTGTCAGAATCCTGGCTCAGAAGCAAGAAAGATGGTATTTCTCTCTTCAGCTCACTTTCATCTTTAAACCCAGTTCTGTGAACACCTACTGCCAGCCTCAATTACATTGTGTAATTTAGATCCAACTTACAGTAGTTTCTTAAGCGACAAATTCAAAGGTAAATTAAAGGATTAAAATAAGAATTCCAGCTagttatgctttttttttctaaatccaaTATTTCAGGTCTAATAATCATAATTCATTTATAGTTGATTCATAGTTACTCTCCGATGTAACACAAGTTAGTTGTGTAAAGTTATAGAACACAAATGATTCTTCAGGCAATGTTCAAAAGTTAAGCAGAAGTCCTATCCTGGTACACACTCAGTACGGGCTCAAAAAAGTGAGTTCTTCTGACATttttctgtacagtaagtgggAAATCCTGAGACAGAAGAAGCTACTTATGACTTCGGTGTCTTCAAGACAATGTGATGAATCAATTAAAAAGGCAAGCGAAACATAGACAATataataagaagaataaaaTTTAAATCTAGGGATGTTATGTTGAAATCGCATTATGCACTAGTAAGctctcatttagaatactgtgttcAATTTTTATCACTACTTTTTAGAAAAGGCATTCCTGCATTGAATAGCTACCGTATAGCTACCAGTATATTTGAGGATAAATAGAAATGTCCCACACTGGTCTAAGGAACTGAATCTAGTTTTAGACACAGAAAACTAAGaggggacctgattcaagtattcaaaattttCAAAGGCAATGGCAAAGTGGACACATCAGATATCTTAAGAATGCAGAGTGGAAAACAAACATGAGAAAACAAGTGAGCACTATAtgtaagtgcattttaaactggaCACAGCTTTACCCAAAAGGTTGTAAGAGCAGAAGCCATATCTTTAAAGCCGATAAAATgattggatgagatcctgggatcaattagttactaacaACCAAACAGGTTAGATGAGATGAACAGCCTCCTCATATTTACAGCCATTCTGCCCTTATGTACTGAAACACCTAAATTGTCCAGCTTGAGTCAGACACAGTTGCATATTAACACCTTCCAAATTGCTTCCCAGGGATAGCATTCATGTTAACAACTTGGGTTAAAAGAACACATGGTAAACAATTTAGTAATACCTTCATTCTTATATGATCGAGTACAGAATTAGACATTTAACGGCAATAACGTTGTCCTAATTGTGCTCTCTGCTTTCCCTAAACCCGAGAAGTCTCTGTGTGCAACAGGGAGTCATCTTTATCAGCAGAGAAGCCCTCATTAATGCAATACTTTTTCTCACACTCATTGTCATCTGTCATCGGTTCCGTGTCTAAAGGGCTGACAGTTTCCCTGTCAGAAGTAAGGTCATTGCTTTCCAGCTCCTTCACAGAGAGTTCGTGAACTATGCCGGCTCCGAAGGCGTCCCCGAGCACATTGATCATAGTCCGGAAGCGATCTCTGTTTGAAACAGACAGACAGCGTGTGAGAGCAGCACAAAAGAGAACGTTCAGCTGTCAGATAGCTCTTTTCTCTACTGTATGTCCCACATCCACAACTTCAAACACTCTAGATATTTCAGATTCCTCCGTTTTAGGaaatatgtaaatactgtatgactagtgtatttatacagtatatactgcaatAGCACCTTTGACTTTTATTATAGTAACTATCCCTAGTAACCGCACATACAAAGTGTTAGTGATCTTCAATAGTTACACAACTAGAGTTGCAAAGGTGGTTTATTAACCTGCTATTATTAAGTAGGTTCTGCTTTAAATTTGCTTTTTATCTGGTCAGATGACATGCATTCATTATTCTGGGAAAGTTTGTATCACTGTTTTCTTTGCTTTGGACAGTGACAGTTATTTTCACTATTACCTACAGGGCATGAAAAAGTTTGAACATTGTGTAACAAGAAGATTAACAAGTACtatatacagaaaaataaatgctgaaaatTCATTATGTAAacctacattttatttttttctttattcattaCACCATTCAATTCTGATTTCTGAGAAAAAATGTTCCACATTTTTATCCACAATACAACACAATATGGTTCTGCATCATACCCAGATCTGTATCCACtatatttaagataaaaaagcagattgtctgagaaaataatacaaatgttttCTTGATGTTCTAAACTAGATGTTTTTACACCTGTTCTAGCTTACTCAAACTTTTGGGATGTTTTTCCACTGAATGTTATTGTTGCAGTGTAACAAGTCACTAAGTTAGCACTTACTGTAGAAGGATGTCATTAACATTGCTTTCTTCCTGAATTTGAATTGTAAACATGCCTCGTTGTAAACGCAATCCATCTGCAGTAATGTTCCAATGTTTGAAACAATGCAATGTGCATCTACCTTTGACCAATGtccaacatctacagtatatctcctgGGCATTGACAAGATTTGGTCATTTTTACTGTAAGCAACTGCATCTTCTGTACATAAAAGACAATACATGTGGCcaaaattgtattgtaaatgaatttaaaaaatgaaaaaagaacttACACCAGCCAGTCTATGGTATAAATAATCATAACATCTTCAGCTGGTAAGCCCACAGCAGAAAGGACGATCAAAATGGTAACAGGGCCTGCAGAAGGAATTCCTGCTGCGCCAATGCTGGCTAATGTTGATGTTATACTAAACATAAACACAAGTAAGAGATTCTCCATCAACTTGATGACAGAAACAGACTGTGAGGAATCAGCTTACAACAAGAAAGGCTAAAAAACGTAAAGCTAACATTTATTACATCAATCATAAATGTCTCCAACAATCATCAGAAGTTCAGATAAAACTGTTCCTGGAAACCACCTGATATCTATGATATCTATGATATCTATGATATAATAGATTATATCTATTGGGTAACATTCATATCTATGAGTTGGGTAACtctggtaacatttttttttccacaaagaaAGAACAGTGTCATGTCAGGTTTTGTCAGGAAATGTAGAatgtggacatacagtactcctTACATGATTAATGATTAATCTTTTGTTCGTTGTTTCATTTCATGACTCCTTTTCCCAGCTACATTCCAATTATTCTGACACAAGAGGAGTCCTGGTAATGCTTCGTTAAGGTTATTGATCAGATTCAAGCCATTGTCCATGCATTGGTGTTCTGAGGTTTTGAATCTGGGCTATGTCATTAGCTGGCTGTGAATGGAATACTCAAAGCAATAAAGCCCCTGTAAGTTTGCCTGGCACCTGTGAGCTCGCACTGCTCTCAGGGAGAGTTCAGTTATAAGTTCACTGGAGGCATTACGTATTCACAATGTGAAAAGGTTGCACAGTGCACATTTTGGATGACGTACTGTATGCTGGTAGTCCTTCTTGTGTTGGTAAGAGGATTGCAGTGATGAGTTTGCAAGCTTAAAAAAGGCATTCCAAAGCCCCTGAACAACAGTGTCTTCATTGCCAAAGACTTAACATATTACAAACATAATACATATTGTATTGCCAAAACCCATTTCGTGTAGCAAGCAAGCAGCCAAAACAGTACTGAAGAAACTGAAGTCGATATATAATAACTGAAAATGTCATTGACGCACCTGATAGTTATGATTTTACCAACATCCAGTGTGTAGTCATTCATTTGTGCAACAAATATAGCGGCCACAGCTTCGTAGAGAGCACTCCCATCCATGTTGACAGTGGCTCCTATTGGCAGCATAAACTGTGTGATTCTCTtgtcaattttgttgttttcttccgCACACCGAATAGTCACAGGCAAAGTTGCAGAGCTGGAGATTAAACCATGCACCGTGAAAATGaagaacatttctttgaaaaaatggagAACAGTTTCTTTGAAACATAGGCTTAAGGCCATATCAAGGttagtaatgttttattttattgaatttaTAGTTTATATATTGTCATATGACAATATAACCTTTAATGACAAattaaaggttaaaacatttcaGAGTTAATGTAGTTGAAAAAGGCCAAAGGAAAATACAAGCTAAGTTAAAGGAGAATTAGGGGCAACGTTGTTAGCCATATGGCAATTATTGCATGTGAGACAGCTTGATAATTGTTAGGAACTACTGTAGCTCTCAAGTTAAAGTGTCACAGACAAAACTGAGGTGAAAATTGTAGGTAGACAAGGTGACAGCATTTAAGCAGCTGTAGAGAAAAATATTATCTTTTTCTCATCAGCAAAATGGCGAAAGAATTTCACTAGATGAGTGTGGAAAAGAACATTAAACCTGTTAAACATACACTTTAAATATGGTCTTTAAACCTGTGATGCGTGGCAGCACACGGCCGTACCCACCAACTGTAAAACTGTTAATGCAGCACCTTTTTGTAGACCAATACATCTTACTTCTACTGAATGCAAAATTATGTACACAACAATTATAACTAAACTAGAGGACTATCTGTGTGGCAGTAAGACTCTCTGGGATTGTCAGCATGGATTTAAAAAGGGAGATCTTGTCTGTTACATTTCTAATGAACTTGTTAGAGTTTTTTGGACCAAGAAATCAGAAGAATAAGAGATATATAGAACAAAGAATATGATATTTTACAATAACACTTTCAGAAacgtttttaaataaagttcataataaaaaagattaattctccAAATGCAGGCAGCAGGCATTCAAGATAATTGATGCATTTCGATTTGCTTTGTTAACATATAGGAAATGgtgtacaattaaaaaaagcttataGATAAGGGGCATGTGCTCAAACTCTTGATGTAAAGAGTGCAGTATCACAAGAATCTGCTTTAGAACCATTGTTGTCTGTGATGGATATCAATGCTCTAGATAATGGCATAGCTAGAAAAGACTTTCAAATCAAGTTTACAGATTATACAAAATAGTTGGATTAACAAAAACTATAGAAGCTGCAATGAGTACggaaatatttatacagtattaaggACTGGTCAGATTTTcttgtgtagtgtagtgtttctTGCAGTGAACAAAACACATATTTAAGAAACACTAAACTTTCAAAAAGCTACCTGTGAAATATAATTAGGTTTATGTTGACAATTTTTTATCTtctagaaacagaaaataacaataaaatggtaaattaatgttaggatatactgtactcagGTGTGCAGGTTCAGGTCATCATGATACAAGAAAGCCAAGAAATATATTGCTAGTCCAAAGAAGAGCAACCACGAACTTTCCCAGACTAAAAGGAATGTTCTAGTTTgatcatttgaaaaataaattaattttgaagAGAGAAGACCTTGGCAAAGTCAACACAGCAGTTTCAGAATTAACCATACAATACAAACCAAAGGCACAAATATAAACTGAAGGAAAGGGCAGTTAAAACAGAGAGCTTTCCACAAAGGATTATGAGAGTTTATAACAAGCTATGTGGTCATGTTCATGTAGTCCATATCATtactttctttcaagaaacagctgattAAGACCCTCAGATCAATTATCAACCAAAGACCAACTGAGCTCgattttacaatattttcttgAGCTGCAACATAATCCAATATAAGCTCTTTCCTGATTTAGTTTACTTTCATAAGGCATCTGAACAACCACTTGTCTGGACTAATGAGTGCTCCATTAACTTGGAAAAGGTGTCATAGACAAATGTACCGTAACATAGACATGAATTAAAGTTTAACAGACAAatcttgaaataaataaattaaagttaAACAGACAGTTATTACAATGAATAAATTAGTTATTTTGACTATTTACTTCTTACCTCTAGTACTGACTTAAgatagaaagttttttttgttataaatgATTGCGGTAGTGTAGTGCAGTCAGTAACTCTCCGGACTCATAACTCCTGGATCATGCATGAGGTACTTTACTCAAGTTGAACCAATCCAGACCCTGGTCTTATGAGATGTGGCTTGATATGATTTACCTACCTGGAGGAGATCATAAGTGCAGTCACCAGAGCCTGGGCCATCCCCAGCATGAATGTGAATGGGTTTTTCCTCACGATAATGAAATACAACAGTGGGAGGCACACAATACCGTGAATAGCAAATCTGGAGATGACAAAGAGGAAATGTTGAGTATAGCTGCATTTGCTCTCATTCAATGAATGAAATTCACTTAACAGGAAAACTAATCATTTCAGCCCCTATTTAAAATTACTTCAcgatttcttttaagaaacggGGAATAGGCAATCTTTGTAGTTAAATACACTTGATGGTGTCAGTAAAACCaagatgaatgaaaaaaataaggttCCATGAAAGACAGCAATTGTCATGGAAAAATGACAAATACCGAATAGATACATACCGTACTGAACCATTTCATTATGATATTTGacagacagatactgtatactgagcaTCCAAAGAATCATATTACAATAAATTGTTGTGTACAGCCAAGCCATCAAGGGAAAGATCAAGCATGAACGTCTGTATCCTGAATCAAATCATTCATCGCacatgtacagcttgtattGTTTCCAGTGGTGACCAAACACACTACTACCCGGTTACTTTTTACTATAGGCACCCTGCTGATCAATCTTGTTGATGACATATCAGCTAATCAGCATAATCATTTGACCTTTTTCATATCCATtcaataaaatatcagtgcacCTACAAATCAAATATGACTGCATTTAGCAAACAGCAGAGAAGAGCTATGCTTTGATAGGGCAATTATAATTCCCATTTATAAACTGCAAATTAAGAGTTCTATATTTGGTAAAAGTGAACCAAGATCCTGTTTTGAAAAGCTAAGCTGTATTTAGCATCATGTTATGATCTGTTACTTTCAACAGCCCTGTCACAAGATAAGAGCTTGTGCAGCTGTGACAGAATCTAAGATGATACCGCTCTAATATTCCTCAAGGTAACAGCACATACACTGTATGAAGGTTTCTTCTGCTTCTTCAAATGCCCAGCAAAATATCTCGCAATGCCAGTTTTGTCAGACCCAGCTAGAaaggggtggtgtggtggctctgtggctaaggatctgcacctgtggctggaaggttactggattgtatcctgcggccggcagaggaatccaaaTCCTACTTTGGGCACCTGATCGAGaaccttaaccccaactgctctaggggcACCGTATacaaatgtctgaccctgcgttctgaccccaagcttttctccctgtctgtgtatctcatagagagcaagttggggtgtgtgaaaagacaaatttccaatacaagaaattgtatatggccaataaagtgatcttaaatcCAATTTCAGTTTTCAAACAACACAAGTTAAGGATTTTGTGTTCACAATTGAGCCCATTTTTAGCCCTTTGTATTTAGGTCAGACCTCATTGTGTAGCTCTGtttaacatttttgaaaattgcATTGCAGTCAACTGTAAAATCAAGTAACAGTACAgatgtaattgtattttttttattctatcagAACAGCTATACTGTCCAGTAACGTGTTGTCTGAATAGTAGCATGACAGAAATGCTCAAATCTGACGCAATAAAGGGCACAGCAACCACCCACGCCAAGCACTGGTatgtcaaaacatttatttaaaattacagtGTTGTAtgaatgtgtttgtgtggggAGCGTGGATttcaatactgtataataatgtgATCTGCAATGCTTCCACGCCGCAGTTTTGATTTTTCCTCAGTGTGCCAACTCATCCAGCCTCTAAGCAACTATCTATCACTTAAACACAGGAGCTGAATTGTGTGATGTCAGattcagttacagtacatccccTGACCGCATTGACAGTTCTAAATCTCTGCTGCTTGATCTGTGCGTCATTCTGATCTAATAAAACACATTCTCTCAAGGAACACCATGAAGACCATGGAAGACACTTAAACCTGGACTTTGCAGAAACTGCTCGTGATCCATTCTGATTAATTTACCAGGAACCCATTGCATGAATGGACAACAATTGTTTGAGAGAGAtagccagacagacagacagccagacagacagacagacagacagacagacagacagacagacagacagacagacagacagacagacagatagatagatagatagatagatagatagatagatagatagatagatagatagatagatagatagatagatagatagatagatagatagatagatagatagatagatagatagatagatggtCCTGTAGGTTGGGTGATTGGTAGGTTGGGTGGGTGGTTGTTGGCTCGTTGGTTGAACAGCACCTTGCAGCAGACAATTACAGGTATGCCATCTCAATGGATTCCTATGTCAGCAGACCTTTTAACATTTAGATTTACTGCACAAACAACAGTAGCTCACCCACAAAGCACAGTCACCATGTAGAGTCCAAGCTTTCGGAAAATATCCCAGTCATCAACTTCAATGATCTTGCCAGCAATTAAGAACATGATTCCAAAAGGCATGTAGCTGCAAATACAGGAACAAAAGCAATTATGGATTTTAATGGAATAGAATATAAAATTCATAAAGGGAAAGTATTTTATGTAAAGCTCACCCAGGACTCAGTATCGAAAGTAAAGCTCCAGAGGAATCTATTAGGTTTGTCTACTTTCCTTTAGATGccaaaaatgacaaatattcaaaatctcaTACCACATAATGATTTTAACTATTTTCATAGTTGCTTCATTTATTGCTTCGAAAAGTTCACGCAGAATTCGTCCTCTCTCTCCCATT
Above is a genomic segment from Lepisosteus oculatus isolate fLepOcu1 chromosome 1, fLepOcu1.hap2, whole genome shotgun sequence containing:
- the LOC102691675 gene encoding excitatory amino acid transporter 3-like isoform X1, which codes for MGRKGYNFKMFLKKNWLLLSTVTAVMLGIGLGVLVREYASFSHLDIYYFGFPGEILMRMLKLIILPLIASSVISGVASLDVGLSTKIGLRAITYYLSTTILAVILGIVLVMTIKPGVSQKSEDNDNKSVHEITTLDAILDLLRNMFPENLIQTCFQQYKTHRKELEKPPDKPEQNTTPGSPVTAVMTTAVRENMTEDYTIVGQYSNGINVLGLIVFCLVFGSIIGQMGERGRILRELFEAINEATMKIVKIIMCYMPFGIMFLIAGKIIEVDDWDIFRKLGLYMVTVLCGFAIHGIVCLPLLYFIIVRKNPFTFMLGMAQALVTALMISSSSATLPVTIRCAEENNKIDKRITQFMLPIGATVNMDGSALYEAVAAIFVAQMNDYTLDVGKIITISITSTLASIGAAGIPSAGPVTILIVLSAVGLPAEDVMIIYTIDWLVDRFRTMINVLGDAFGAGIVHELSVKELESNDLTSDRETVSPLDTEPMTDDNECEKKYCINEGFSADKDDSLLHTETSRV
- the LOC102691675 gene encoding excitatory amino acid transporter 3-like isoform X2, with the translated sequence MGRKGYNFKMFLKKNWLLLSTVTAVMLGIGLGVLVREYASFSHLDIYYFGFPGEILMRMLKLIILPLIASSVISGVASLDVGLSTKIGLRAITYYLSTTILAVILGIVLVMTIKPGVSQKSEDNDNKSVHEITTLDAILDLLRNMFPENLIQTCFQQYKTHRKELEKPPDKPEQNTTPGSPVTAVMTTAVRENMTEDYTIVGQYSNGINVLGLIVFCLVFGSIIGQMGERGRILRELFEAINEATMKIVKIIMCYMPFGIMFLIAGKIIEVDDWDIFRKLGLYMVTVLCGFAIHGIVCLPLLYFIIVRKNPFTFMLGMAQALVTALMISSSSATLPVTIRCAEENNKIDKRITQFMLPIGATVNMDGSALYEAVAAIFVAQMNDYTLDVGKIITIRDRFRTMINVLGDAFGAGIVHELSVKELESNDLTSDRETVSPLDTEPMTDDNECEKKYCINEGFSADKDDSLLHTETSRV